The stretch of DNA CCTGGCACCAGGACGGGGAATACTGGCCGATTGAACCGCTGGCAACATGCACGGTCTGGATTGCCATCGACGCTTCGACCCGGCACAACGGTTGTCTGCGCGTTATTCCGGGTTCGCATCGTGAGCAGCGTCTGGCTCAACACGTTAGCAATGATGCTGACGGGCTTGCCCTGAGTCTGGAACTGAATCAATCCGAATTCAATGAGGATGACGCTGAAGACATTGTTCTGGAACCAGGTCAGGTTTCACTGCACGATGTCTACCTGTATCACGGGTCGGATTCAAACGAGTCCGATAAATCTCGCCGGGGAATGACGCTGCGTTATATGCCGACCACATCAGTTTACGTACACGATCGACCAATCCGGTATGTTGGCGAAGGCCGTCTGGCGATGTCACAACGAACCGTCTATCTCATGCGGGGAATTGATCAGTCCGGACAGAACGACTTTCTGGTTCGCTATTAATTCCCTGTTGGTTTTGAATTCTGAGCAACAGATTTGTGGTCTCTGCAGTCCTTCCTTACGCTTTGAGTTCTGTAACTGGATGAAGAGGCTGTGATGCGGCGCCGGCATGCGATCTGTACGAATGT from Fuerstiella sp. encodes:
- a CDS encoding phytanoyl-CoA dioxygenase family protein encodes the protein MLTDSQIAQYRQEGYVTPDFRLPEDVLAEIRRAHDRLIEQHPEFSDYCSALLAYDTWYLTVARMPEILDMVAQVIGDDIALWNSSFFAKPARIGTKTPWHQDGEYWPIEPLATCTVWIAIDASTRHNGCLRVIPGSHREQRLAQHVSNDADGLALSLELNQSEFNEDDAEDIVLEPGQVSLHDVYLYHGSDSNESDKSRRGMTLRYMPTTSVYVHDRPIRYVGEGRLAMSQRTVYLMRGIDQSGQNDFLVRY